The following are from one region of the Prionailurus bengalensis isolate Pbe53 chromosome A2, Fcat_Pben_1.1_paternal_pri, whole genome shotgun sequence genome:
- the LOC122486683 gene encoding small integral membrane protein 24-like isoform X2 yields MGTLETLFLLSALLLSPAEAQEAAQGHLKPWLVGLAAVVGFLFIVFLLMLANRIWCSKVRDEDEGEPRFRIETNQDVDLSERDKRKKKDEIQEEKEKRAEKEGERNLGLELEEREEPGDDETVRNTAM; encoded by the exons ATGGGGACCCTGGAGACCCTTTTCCTGCTCAGCGCCCTGCTCCTGTCACCTGCCGAGGCTCAGGAGG CCGCGCAGGGTCACCTGAAGCCCTGGCTGGTGGGCCTGGCAGCCGTCGTGGGATTCCTGTTTATCGTCTTCCTCCTCATGCTGGCCAACCGCATCTGGTGCTCCAAAGTGAG GGATGAGGATGAGGGGGAGCCCAGGTTCAGAATAGAGACCAACCAGGATGTGGACCTGAG TGAAAgagacaagaggaagaagaaagacgagatacaggaggagaaggagaagagggctgagaaggaaggagagagaaacttggggctggagctggaggagagggaggagcccGGAGATGATGAGACAGTCAGGAACACAGCCATGTGA
- the LOC122486683 gene encoding uncharacterized protein LOC122486683 isoform X1, with the protein MVASKEPQSSYPKPLNISATRVTSRPLLLRAATMPGLAVEEGMEGWSPAPPLYEEYRPPPLDAIRLPRYVLYLLLAAFLVVAVAYAIVGHLIKDLAHDLADWAFGPKPDQEDAPQELRPSLEGEDLEELDLQLALAWRGDEDPGGGTDAAPAEASAPPRRPSIAFKDPPGRSSFWRLN; encoded by the exons ATGGTGGCCTCGAAGGAGCCCCAATCCTCTTACCCAAAGCCCCTTAATATTTCCGCCACGCGGGTCACCTCCAGGCCTCTCCTGCTGCGGGCGGCCACCATGCCGGGGCTGGCGGTCGAGGAGGGGATGGAGGGCTGGAGCCCGGCCCCGCCGCTCTACGAGGAGTACCGCCCGCCGCCCCTGGATGCCATCCGCCTGCCCAGGTATGTGCTGTACCTGCTGCTCGCGGCATTCCTGGTGGTGGCCGTGGCCTACGCCATTGTGGGGCATCTCATCAAGGACCTCGCCCACGACCTGGCAG ACTGGGCCTTTGGCCCGAAGCCAGACCAGGAGGACGCCCCCCAGGAGCTGCGCCCGAGCCTGGAGGGGGAGGATCTGGAGGAGCTCGATCTGCAGCTGGCCCTGGCCTGGCGGGGCGACGAGGACCCTGGCGGGGGCACCGACGCAGCCCCCGCAGAagcctccgcccctccccgccgcccttCGATTGCCTTCAAGGACCCCCCTGGCCGAagctccttctggaggctgaactga
- the LOC122486684 gene encoding small integral membrane protein 24-like gives MDRFWMTTGRVSLLEALVPCLVQAQPLAQRKPWLVGLGAALAALFLTFVFAVVYAVWCRESRDSNKEEDVGSVGKEEKEAEGDQGLELEEREVPPNREGVVSASQ, from the exons ATGGACAGGTTCTGGATGACCACTGGCCGGGTCtcccttctggaagctctggtcCCGTGCCTGGTTCAGGCGCAGCCCT TGGCCCAGAGGAAGCCGTggctggtggggctgggggccgcgCTGGCCGCCCTCTTCCTCACCTTCGTCTTCGCCGTGGTCTACGCTGTCTGGTGCAGAGAGTCCCGCGACAG CAACAAAGAGGAGGACGTGGGGAGtgtgggaaaggaggagaaagaagcagagggtgaccaggggctggagctggaggagagagaggtgcCTCCAAACCGTGAAGGAGTGGTGAGCGCCTCCCAATGA